A single region of the Plasmodium reichenowi strain SY57 chromosome 9, whole genome shotgun sequence genome encodes:
- a CDS encoding cytochrome c oxidase subunit 6B, putative (part of same gene as PRSY57_0926000A.2, PRSY57_0926000B~transcript variant 1; alternatively spliced~gap found within coding sequence) — translation MSESNYVSHKFIKNYDELTAQNPHAS, via the coding sequence atgaGTGAATCCAATTATGTAAGTCACaaattcataaaaaattatgatgaGTTAACGGCCCAAAATCCCCATGCAAgt
- a CDS encoding phosphatidylserine decarboxylase, whose translation MRKGKSPSSFFSLHKKYLLTGVTILSFIFMFQYKYHEVLTVYEDKTNVEQSSRLFWTRLLFGRTRSRITGKIFNIEIPHSYRLYVYNFFIKYLNINKEEIKYPIESYKSLGDFFSRYIREDTRPIGDLNEYSIVSPCDSEIVDFGELTSNYLDNVKGIKFNIKTFLGSDMIKKYNDDSTSFYYAIFYLSPKKYHHFHAPFNFKYKIRRHISGEVFPVFQGMFKIINNLFDINERVILSGEWKGGHVYYAAISAYNVGNIKIVNDDDLLTNNLRTQLSYMGGDINTKIYDHYKNLEIGDEVGEFKVGSSIIVIFENKKNFKWNVKPNQQISVGQRIGGVDKPKQPKNKFIKIRS comes from the coding sequence ATGCGCAAAGGAAAATCGCCTTCGAGCTTCTTTTCGCTACACAAGAAATACCTCTTGACAGGCGTAACgatattatcatttatttttatgtttcAGTATAAATATCACGAGGTGTTAACAGTATATGAAGATAAGACGAATGTTGAGCAGAGTAGTCGTTTGTTTTGGACTCGTTTATTATTTGGGAGAACACGTAGTAGGATAACCGGGAAAATCTTTAATATTGAGATACCTCACTCATATAgattatatgtatataatttttttataaaatatttaaatataaataaagaagaaataaaatatccTATAGAATCGTATAAATCATTGGGTGATTTTTTTTCGAGATATATTAGAGAAGACACGAGACCTATAGGAGATTTGAATGAGTATTCTATAGTTAGTCCATGTGATAGTGAAATTGTTGATTTTGGTGAGTTGACATCTAATTATTTAGATAATGTGAAAGgtataaaatttaatataaaaacattcTTAGGTTCGGATatgataaagaaatataatgatgatagcacaagtttttattatgctatattttatttgagTCCAAAGaaatatcatcattttcatgctccttttaattttaaatataaaataagaagaCATATATCTGGAGAAGTTTTTCCTGTGTTCCAAGGTAtgtttaaaattataaataacctttttgatataaatgaaaGAGTTATATTGTCAGGAGAATGGAAAGGTGGACATGTGTATTATGCTGCAATAAGTGCATATAATGTTGGCAATATTAAAATTGttaatgatgatgatttATTAACGAACAATCTAAGAACACAATTAAGTTATATGGGAGGAGATATTAATACCAAAATTTATGatcattataaaaatttagaAATTGGTGATGAAGTTGGTGAGTTTAAAGTAGGCTCATCTATAATTGttatttttgaaaataaaaaaaattttaaatgGAATGTAAAACCGAATCAACAAATATCTGTAGGTCAAAGAATTGGTGGTGTGGACAAACCGAAGCAGCCCAAAAATAAGTTTATCAAAATAAGGAGTTAA
- a CDS encoding hypothetical protein (conserved Plasmodium protein, unknown function) has product MIQRKNDDEKKIKIVDTFCVSDVHVKSVLENNNIKVESYTRNINIEDVTNLRSLDALRLNNFYLLYLYLKDIWYIFFHYVILLKRKIDEDDFFYDVEYEKYVDTLIKCEHVKNNFLYNTRIDNFDFFLKGLRRYLNQMNNHNTDEENVSPCSKKWEYNNNNNNNNNNNNNTEKKEYDVSQDICNYFTEKTKESYTLNYSYEQEKKNKKNSCVNNKMKNMECVKGEGTFENTNYTNECLLYIYKEKEKIEMYNIDKDIYEKIKKENTFHKLIHINNNLSIYKLSYLYFNDKLKRIRLDNFFHLIISKKKKIDLDIQRNVKNGKKINCTGHTSEQNIKHKEHIIDMNEQLFLLYVSHFKYYIFSFFLYSYVKYINPSHYNNYSKNKSNNNNNNNNNNKVDIKENNKICDNEKNGYKNYRKILSMKEDKSLFLYNDDDNVKNLESVTSYILCFINHILYKINIILSQDKGDKKITHDTINHILKNKLLKNKNYFSFFEGLEKLNMLEKCAIFIHIKYIRIEYIYSILYSANNRNKFSLNINLIDECLKIYNLRRTKYFLQSLHMIIDSEKIFFNMSNKVYTKKEDRCFLLDNKEECIQHFCNIYEDTIYDYIYILFQEKYYNIKKCYDKYDIPNMIFFC; this is encoded by the exons atgatccaacgaaaaaatgatgatgaaaaaaaaataaaaattgtaGATACTTTTTGTGTGTCAGATGTTCACGTAAAGTCGGTTCTGGAAAACAATAACATAAAAGTTGAG AGTTATAcaagaaatattaatatcGAGGATGTGACTAATCTAAGGAGCCTTGACGCTTTACGTTTaaacaatttttatttgttatatttatatttaaaagacatatggtatattttctttcattatgttatattattaaaaagaaaaattgACGAGgatgattttttttatgatgTTGAATATGAAAAGTATGTAGATACTTTAATAAAATGTGAACATGTaaaaaacaattttttatataacacTAGAATAGATAATTTtgatttctttttaaaaggTTTAAGAAGATATCTTAATCAAATGAATAACCATAATACGGATGAAGAGAATGTTTCTCCTTGTAGTAAGAAATGGGagtataataataataataataataataataataataataataatactgAAAAGAAGGAATATGATGTTTCTCAAGATAtttgtaattattttaCAGAAAAAACAAAGGAAAGTTATACattaaattattcatatgaacaagaaaaaaaaaataagaaaaattcGTGTGTCAAcaataaaatgaaaaatatggaaTGTGTAAAAGGAGAAGGTACCTTTGAAAATACGAATTATACTAACGAATgtcttttatatatatataaagaaaaggaaaaaatagaaatgtataatatagataaggatatatatgaaaaaattaaaaaagagaaTACGTTCCATAAActaatacatataaataataatctttccatatataaattatcgtatttatatttcaatGATAAACTTAAAAGAATAAGATTAGATAACTTCTTTCATTTAATCAtatccaaaaaaaaaaagatagATTTGGATATCCAGAGAAATGTTAAAAATGGTAAGAAAATTAATTGTACAGGACATACAAgtgaacaaaatataaaacataaagAACACATTATTGATATGAATGAGCAgttgtttttattatatgtatctcattttaaatattatattttttctttcttcttatattcttatgtaaaatatattaatcCCTCCCACTATAACAACTACAGCAAAAATAAGAgcaacaataataataataataataataataataaggtagatataaaagaaaataataaaatatgtgataatgagaaaaatggttataaaaattatagaaAGATATTAAGCATGAAAGAAGACAAATCcttatttctttataatgatgatgataatgtaaaaaatttGGAAAGTGTAACTAGTTACATcttatgttttattaaccatatattatacaaaataaatatcataTTGTCACAAGACAAAGGggataaaaaaattacacATGATACTATaaatcatattttaaaaaataaactat TAAAGAACAAGAACTACTTTTCATTCTTTGAGGGACTTGAAAAGCTGAACATGTTAGAAAAATGTGCGATTTTTATacacataaaatatataagaatagaatatatttatagtatattatattcagctaacaatagaaataaatttagtttaaacataaatttaatagatgaatgtttaaaaatatataatttaagaagaacaaaatatttcttaCAAAGTTTACATATGATAATAGATAGTGAAAAaatcttttttaatatgtcAAATAAAgtttatacaaaaaaagaagacagatgttttcttttagataataaagaagaatGTATACAacatttttgtaatatttatgaggatactatatatgattatatatatatactttttcaagaaaaatattataatataaaaaaatgttatgataaatatgatatacctaatatgatatttttttgttaa
- a CDS encoding cytochrome c oxidase subunit 6B, putative (part of same gene as PRSY57_0926000A.1, PRSY57_0926000B~transcript variant 2; alternatively spliced~gap found within coding sequence): MSESNY; the protein is encoded by the coding sequence atgaGTGAATCCAATTAT
- a CDS encoding cytochrome c oxidase subunit 6B, putative (part of same gene as PRSY57_0926000A.2, PRSY57_0926000A.1~gap found within coding sequence), translated as DPRFLQINQYNHCAYRYTLFCRCARELGEDHPRCKFQYYRSQIACTAEQLEDWDDNRQKGTCAMDTLPDKLTAHLRQ; from the exons GACCCAAGatttttacaaataaatCAATATAATCACTGTGCTTACAGATATACCTTGTTTTGTCGATGTGCAAGGGAATTAGGTGAAGACCACCCACGATGCAA GTTTCAATATTACCGTTCACAAATTGCCTGTACTGCAGAACAACTTGAAGACTGGGATGACAATAGACAAAAAG GAACATGCGCAATGGATACATTACCTGACAAATTAACTGCTCATTTAAgacaataa
- a CDS encoding hypothetical protein (conserved Plasmodium protein, unknown function), whose amino-acid sequence MSKESVSENVRRVLEKKEKKKLKEEKELYKATKVISSQNNILRKIIAQKQSSSTSFVNKIKDINKSLPHIRSKHEKNYMKENKIRIQETIHLQKKMIEKQEELKNKKPFIMKKYKNVTSKVAKNLLEAQQKEEKKEQDVSNKEYLGNKKKRQDPEKENQDEYVEYTDEYVEEEQEENGQDVDENEQYEEEYEQDDEEYEQDDEECEQDDEECEQDEEKYEQDEEKYEQDEEKYEQDEEKYEQDGDQNGQDDEYVEEYDEYEEYEEEETKNNQKKSEKREDDLTTKETKRESSIIDKFKKNKTNEQKNEKLHKNFGKLPNYILKKKKDVSQDSLDTPEGYRVLKNEERNYVLKELHSQLKDIKEEYKNNKDKQKKIQLGKKLKEVKESIEMFSNPYVLVDENF is encoded by the coding sequence ATGAGCAAAGAAAGTGTAAGCGAGAATGTAAGAAGAGTTCtggaaaaaaaagaaaaaaaaaaattaaaagaagaaaaagaattgTATAAAGCTACAAAAGTAATAAGTAGCCAAAACAACatattaagaaaaattatagcACAGAAACAATCCTCTTCAACCAGCTttgttaataaaataaaagacataaataaatcaCTTCCTCATATAAGAAGCAaacatgaaaaaaattatatgaaggaaaataaaatcagAATACAAGAAACTATCCAtctacaaaaaaaaatgatagAAAAACAAGAAGAACTCAAAAATAAGAAACCATTcataatgaagaaatataaaaatgtaacaTCAAAGGTAGCTAAAAATTTGTTGGAAGCTCAGCaaaaggaagaaaaaaaagaacaagaTGTTAGTAATAAGGAATATCTTggaaacaaaaaaaaaaggcAAGATCCGGAGAAAGAAAACCAAGACGAATACGTAGAATATACAGATGAATATGTAGAGGAGGAACAAGAAGAAAATGGACAAGATGTTGACGAAAATGAGCAATATGAAGAGGAATATGAACAAGATGACGAAGAATATGAACAAGATGACGAAGAATGTGAACAAGATGACGAAGAATGTGAACAAGATGAAGAGAAATACGAACAAGATGAAGAGAAATACGAACAAGATGAAGAGAAATACGAACAAGATGAAGAGAAATACGAACAAGACGGAGATCAAAATGGACAAGATGACGAATATGTAGAGGAATATGATGAATATGAAGAATACGAAGAAGAggaaacaaaaaataaccaaaaaaaaagtgaaAAAAGAGAAGACGATCTTACTACTAAGGAAACTAAAAGAGAAAGTAGTATTATAgataaatttaaaaaaaataaaacaaatgaacaaaaaaatgaaaagtTACACAAAAATTTCGGAAAACTAccaaattatatattaaagaaaaaaaaagatgtAAGTCAGGATTCATTAGATACACCCGAAGGATATCGTGTCTtgaaaaatgaagaaagAAATTATGTTCTTAAAGAATTACATTCAcaattaaaagatataaaagaagaatataaaaataataaagataagcaaaaaaaaatacaacTAGGAAAAAAGTTGAAAGAAGTAAAAGAATCAATAGAAATGTTTAGTAATCCATATGTGCTCGTCGATGAAAATTTCTGA